A single genomic interval of Microbacterium oleivorans harbors:
- the rplE gene encoding 50S ribosomal protein L5 → MSSTTAAAAGKIQPRLKQKYQSEIKKALQDEFGYANVMQIPGLVKVVVNTGVGEAARDSKVIDGAVDDLTKITGQKPIVTKARKSIAQFKLREGQAIGAHVTLRGDRAWEFVDRLVNLALPRIRDFRGLSPKQFDGHGNYTFGLQEQAVFHEINQDKIDRVRGFDITIVTTAKTDDEGRSLLRQLGFPFTAADAQA, encoded by the coding sequence ATGAGCAGCACCACTGCCGCGGCGGCTGGCAAGATCCAGCCCCGCCTGAAGCAGAAGTACCAGAGCGAGATCAAGAAGGCTCTGCAGGACGAGTTCGGCTACGCCAACGTCATGCAGATCCCCGGTCTCGTGAAGGTCGTCGTGAACACCGGTGTCGGCGAGGCAGCTCGCGACAGCAAGGTGATCGACGGCGCCGTGGACGACCTGACCAAGATCACCGGTCAGAAGCCCATCGTGACGAAGGCCCGCAAGTCCATCGCGCAGTTCAAGCTGCGCGAGGGCCAGGCCATCGGCGCGCACGTCACCCTCCGCGGCGACCGCGCGTGGGAGTTCGTGGACCGCCTCGTGAACCTCGCGCTGCCCCGCATCCGCGACTTCCGCGGCCTGTCGCCGAAGCAGTTCGACGGTCACGGCAACTACACCTTCGGTCTGCAGGAGCAGGCGGTCTTCCACGAGATCAACCAGGACAAGATCGACCGTGTCCGTGGGTTCGACATCACGATCGTCACCACGGCCAAGACCGATGACGAGGGTCGCTCGCTGCTGCGTCAGCTGGGCTTCCCCTTCACGGCGGCCGACGCCCAGGCGTGA
- the rplX gene encoding 50S ribosomal protein L24: protein MANIKKGDLVQVITGAKPERGGDRGKQGKVLEVLVEQNRVIVEGVNYVTKHSRVGQTQRGTKTGGIETLEAPIHISNVQLVDPETKKPTRVGHRVEEKTKDGVKRTVRVRYAKKSGKDL, encoded by the coding sequence ATGGCGAACATCAAGAAGGGTGACCTGGTTCAGGTCATCACGGGCGCCAAGCCCGAGCGCGGCGGTGACCGCGGCAAGCAGGGCAAGGTCCTCGAGGTCCTCGTCGAGCAGAACCGCGTCATCGTCGAGGGCGTCAACTACGTCACCAAGCACAGCCGTGTCGGCCAGACGCAGCGCGGCACCAAGACGGGTGGCATCGAGACCCTCGAGGCCCCCATCCACATCTCGAACGTCCAGCTCGTGGACCCCGAGACGAAGAAGCCGACCCGCGTCGGTCACCGCGTCGAGGAGAAGACGAAGGACGGCGTGAAGCGCACCGTCCGCGTGCGTTACGCGAAGAAGAGCGGCAAGGACCTCTGA
- the rpsE gene encoding 30S ribosomal protein S5, which translates to MSDAVTNNNGENPVTEQATTEQAAATAPVEREAREPRRGSRERSNNNRDRGARDADKSQFLERVVTINRVSKVVKGGRRFSFTALVVVGDGNGLVGVGYGKAKEVPLAISKGVEEAKRNFFRVPRTGSTIPHPVQGEAAAGVVLLRPAAAGTGVIAGGPVRAVLECAGIHDVLSKSLGSSNTINIVHATVEALKQLEEPRAVAARRGLDFDQVAPARLVRAEAEANAAQKVGA; encoded by the coding sequence GTGAGCGATGCAGTGACCAACAACAACGGAGAGAACCCTGTGACCGAACAGGCTACGACCGAGCAGGCTGCGGCCACCGCTCCCGTCGAGCGCGAGGCGCGCGAGCCCCGCCGGGGCAGCCGCGAGCGCAGCAACAACAACCGCGACCGCGGTGCGCGTGATGCCGACAAGAGCCAGTTCCTGGAGCGCGTCGTCACCATCAACCGTGTGTCCAAGGTCGTCAAGGGTGGTCGTCGCTTCAGCTTCACGGCGCTCGTCGTCGTCGGAGACGGCAACGGTCTCGTGGGCGTCGGCTACGGCAAGGCGAAGGAAGTGCCGCTCGCCATCTCGAAGGGTGTCGAAGAGGCCAAGCGCAACTTCTTCCGCGTTCCCCGCACCGGCTCGACCATCCCGCACCCCGTGCAGGGTGAGGCCGCAGCCGGCGTGGTGCTCCTGCGCCCGGCCGCTGCCGGTACCGGTGTCATCGCCGGTGGTCCCGTCCGCGCGGTGCTCGAGTGCGCCGGCATCCACGACGTCCTGTCGAAGTCGCTCGGCTCGTCGAACACGATCAACATCGTGCACGCGACCGTCGAGGCGCTCAAGCAGCTCGAGGAGCCCCGTGCGGTCGCCGCACGCCGCGGCCTGGACTTCGACCAGGTCGCACCGGCTCGCCTCGTGCGCGCCGAGGCCGAGGCGAACGCTGCACAGAAGGTAGGTGCCTGA
- the rplR gene encoding 50S ribosomal protein L18 produces the protein MALKSKSDARARRHARLRKKIVGTESRPRLVVTRSARHIFVQLVDDAKGHTVASASTLEADLRTFDGDKTAKARKVGELVAERAKAAGVADVVFDRGGNRYAGRVAAIADGAREGGLNL, from the coding sequence ATGGCTCTGAAGAGCAAGTCCGACGCGCGCGCGCGTCGTCACGCCCGCCTTCGCAAGAAGATCGTGGGCACCGAGTCGCGGCCGCGCCTGGTCGTGACCCGTTCGGCTCGCCACATCTTCGTGCAGCTCGTCGACGATGCCAAGGGCCACACGGTCGCCTCGGCGTCGACCCTCGAGGCCGACCTTCGCACGTTCGACGGTGACAAGACGGCCAAGGCCCGCAAGGTCGGCGAACTCGTCGCCGAGCGCGCCAAGGCCGCCGGCGTCGCGGACGTCGTGTTCGACCGCGGTGGCAACCGCTACGCGGGCCGTGTCGCAGCGATCGCCGATGGCGCTCGCGAAGGAGGTCTGAACCTGTGA
- the rplN gene encoding 50S ribosomal protein L14, whose protein sequence is MIQTESRLKVADNTGAKQLLTIRVLGGSNRRYAGVGDIIVATVKDAIPGGNVKKGDVVKAVIVRTVKQTRRSDGSYIKFDENAAVILKNDGEPRGTRIFGPVGRELRDKKFMKIVSLAPEVI, encoded by the coding sequence ATGATCCAGACCGAATCCCGCCTGAAGGTCGCCGACAACACCGGCGCCAAGCAGCTGCTCACCATCCGCGTGCTCGGCGGCTCCAACCGTCGTTACGCCGGTGTCGGCGACATCATCGTGGCGACCGTCAAGGACGCCATCCCGGGCGGCAACGTCAAGAAGGGCGATGTGGTCAAGGCCGTCATCGTCCGCACCGTCAAGCAGACGCGCCGTTCCGACGGCTCGTACATCAAGTTCGACGAGAACGCCGCCGTGATTCTGAAGAACGACGGGGAGCCCCGCGGCACCCGCATCTTCGGACCGGTCGGTCGTGAGCTTCGCGACAAGAAGTTCATGAAGATCGTCTCGCTCGCCCCGGAGGTCATCTGA
- the rpsH gene encoding 30S ribosomal protein S8 translates to MTMTDPVADMLTRLRNANSAHHDSVAMPSSKLKTHIAEILQQEGYISGWEVTDARVGQTLTMNLKYGPNRERSIAGIKRVSKPGLRVYAKSTELPTVLGGLGVAILSTSSGLLTDRQAESKGVGGEVLAYVW, encoded by the coding sequence ATGACGATGACAGACCCGGTCGCAGACATGCTGACCCGTCTGCGCAACGCGAACTCGGCGCACCACGACTCCGTGGCCATGCCGAGCTCCAAGCTCAAGACCCACATCGCCGAGATCCTCCAGCAGGAGGGCTACATCTCCGGCTGGGAGGTCACCGACGCCCGCGTCGGCCAGACCCTCACGATGAACCTGAAGTACGGCCCGAACCGCGAGCGGTCGATCGCCGGCATCAAGCGCGTCTCCAAGCCCGGCCTCCGCGTCTACGCGAAGTCCACCGAGCTGCCCACGGTCCTCGGTGGCCTGGGCGTCGCGATCCTGTCCACCTCCTCTGGCCTCCTCACGGACCGCCAGGCCGAGTCGAAGGGCGTCGGCGGGGAAGTCCTCGCCTACGTGTGGTGA
- the rplF gene encoding 50S ribosomal protein L6 — MSRIGRLPIDIPAGVTVEVSGQDVLVTGPKGELRLTVAKPIEAKVEENQVLVTRPDDERESRALHGLTRTLINNNIIGVTQGYTKGLEVVGTGYRVAQKGSAVEFALGFSHPVTVDAPAGITLTVEGNNKLTVSGIDKQAVGETAANIRKIRKPEPYKGKGVRYAGEVVRRKAGKSGK; from the coding sequence ATGTCGCGTATCGGACGTCTTCCCATTGACATCCCTGCCGGTGTGACCGTCGAGGTCTCCGGCCAGGACGTCCTCGTCACTGGCCCCAAGGGCGAGCTGCGACTGACCGTCGCCAAGCCCATCGAGGCCAAGGTCGAGGAGAACCAGGTTCTCGTCACCCGTCCGGATGACGAGCGCGAGTCGCGTGCCCTCCACGGCCTGACCCGCACCCTGATCAACAACAACATCATCGGCGTGACCCAGGGCTACACCAAGGGCCTCGAGGTCGTCGGCACCGGTTACCGCGTGGCCCAGAAGGGCTCGGCCGTCGAGTTCGCTCTCGGTTTCTCGCACCCGGTCACCGTCGACGCGCCCGCCGGCATCACCCTGACCGTCGAGGGCAACAACAAGCTCACGGTCAGCGGCATCGACAAGCAGGCCGTCGGCGAGACCGCCGCCAACATCCGCAAGATCCGCAAGCCCGAGCCGTACAAGGGCAAGGGTGTGCGGTACGCGGGCGAGGTCGTGCGCCGCAAGGCCGGAAAGAGTGGTAAGTAA